From the Actinopolymorpha singaporensis genome, the window GCCGAGGGCCAGCAACTGTCCTCGTACGGCTCGCAGGAAGGGCAGCGGCCCGCAGAGGTATGCGGTCGCGTCGGACGCGATCGACAGCCCGCTCAGATCGACGAACCCCGTCCGCTCAGCCGGCCACTCACCCTCAGGAACCTCGTACCACACCGCGGCCTGGGCGTTGCCCAGCTTGGCGACCAGCTGTTCCAGGTCGGAGCGGAACGCGTGCGTCGCGGGGGAGTAGTCGCCGTGGGCGACGGTGACGTGCCGGGCGGAGTTCGTGGCGGCGAGGTGGTCGAGCATGCTCATGATGGGCGTGCAGCCGATGCCCGCGGAGGCGAGCACCACCGGGCCGTCCGCGTCGTCCAGGCTCACGTCGCCGAACGGCGCGCTCACCCGCAGGACGGCGCCCTCGTGCACGCGGTCGTGCAGGAAGTTGGAGACCTCGCCGTCCGGGGCGCCGACGATCCGCTTGACCGCGAACCGCAGGGCGTCCGGCGCGGTCCCGGACAGGCTGTACTGCCGGATCTGGTGCGCACCGTCGGGCAGTTCCACCTGCACCGAGACGTACTGTCCCGGACGAGCCGGCGGCAGCGGGCCCTCGTCCACCGGGCGTACGAGGAACGTCGCCACGTCCGCGGTCTCCTCATAGCGTCCGACGACGCGGTACTCGCGCCAGGTGTCACCGTTGACGGCGCCGGCCTCGGCGTAGAGGCGGGACTCGATGGCGATCAGTGCGTTCGCCATCAGCCAGTACACCTCGTTCCACGCCTGCGCGACCTCGGGCGTGACCGCCTCGCCGAGCACCTCCGCGATCGCCTCGAAGAGGTACCTGTGCACGATCGCGTACTGGTCACGGGTGATGCCGAGTGACGCGTGCTTGTGGGCGATCCGGGAGAGCATGGCGTCCGGCCGTACGTCGGGATGCTCAACGAGTGCCGAGGCGAACGCCGCGATGGAGCCGGCGAGCGCCTGCCGCTGGGTGCCGTTCGCCTGGTTGCCCCGGTTGAACAGGTCACGGAGCAGTTCGGGGTGGGCGGCGAACATCCTGTCGTAGAAGAGACCGGTGATGTCGCCGATCGCCGCGCCGACGGCGGGGAGAGTGGCACGAATCATGGCAGCCGACTGCTCGGACAGCATGGCCTACCTCCAAGGTGACTTTGGGTCGGGACAGTGGTGAATCGCGTTGCGGTGTTGATGCTTCGCGCACATGCGCACTCAGCTCGCCGCGGATCGTGCGGTCAAACTGAGAAGAACTGGGCCCGTGGGTGAGGCCACGAGATCGTCGACAGTGACGGGATCGAGCGTGGCGTAGAACGCCTCCTGCGCCTTACGGAGCAGCGAACGCAGCCGGCACGCGGCACGCAGCGGACAGGGCGGGTCGTCCTCGCAACCCACGACATCGCGCACGCCTTCGAGTTCGCGAACGAGCCAACCCACGGAACTCGCGCGGCCGGCCTGGGTGAGTGTCAACCCACCGTTGCGTCCGCGCCGGGCGTCGACGACGCCGAGGTGCTGCAGGCGAGTGACGACCTTCGCGGCGTGGGTGTACGGGACCGCTACGGCATCCGCCACCTCGCGGGTGGTGGGCATCGAGGTTACGCCGCCGTTCCCGTCCTCGTCCCCGTTCGCCACGGCCAGCCGCATCACCACGCGGAGGGCCAGGTCGGTGCTCGCCGTCATTCGCATGGCTTCAGTGTAGATAAAGACGATTCTAGGATTCCACTTTTGCTGAGTGTTGGGTACGTCACGCCCGGGTGGACGGCTGGCTGGGTGGGTCAGGCGCGGGCGAGCAGGCTGACGCCGAGGCCGAGCAGAGCGATCACTTTCACGACCTCACAGGCGACATACGCGAGGTGGCCGTGCGAGCGGGGCTGCTCGGATTCGGTGCGTACGTCCGTTCCTGTAGGGGTCTCCGCTTCGGCTCCTACGTCGAGACGAGCGCCGGCGAGAACCACATCCGAACGGCGGTTCAGCCGCGGACGGATCACGGCGAGCTGCACAGCTAGCAGTACCACCACGACTGCGGTGAACGCGACGACAACCGCCGAGGGGTCGCTCAAGGCCACTGCGACCACGATCACCAGGGCGAGCACCGCCTCGACGGCGTTGAGCGCCCGGAAGACCAGCCTGCCAATGCCGAGCCCGATTGGAATCGTCACGCCGGGAGCGCGGAACTTCAACGGCGCCTCGAGGAACGAGATGGCGAGCACCATGCCCAGCCACACGA encodes:
- a CDS encoding globin domain-containing protein, coding for MLSEQSAAMIRATLPAVGAAIGDITGLFYDRMFAAHPELLRDLFNRGNQANGTQRQALAGSIAAFASALVEHPDVRPDAMLSRIAHKHASLGITRDQYAIVHRYLFEAIAEVLGEAVTPEVAQAWNEVYWLMANALIAIESRLYAEAGAVNGDTWREYRVVGRYEETADVATFLVRPVDEGPLPPARPGQYVSVQVELPDGAHQIRQYSLSGTAPDALRFAVKRIVGAPDGEVSNFLHDRVHEGAVLRVSAPFGDVSLDDADGPVVLASAGIGCTPIMSMLDHLAATNSARHVTVAHGDYSPATHAFRSDLEQLVAKLGNAQAAVWYEVPEGEWPAERTGFVDLSGLSIASDATAYLCGPLPFLRAVRGQLLALGLTPEAIHYEVFGPDLWLGQQ
- a CDS encoding RrF2 family transcriptional regulator — protein: MRMTASTDLALRVVMRLAVANGDEDGNGGVTSMPTTREVADAVAVPYTHAAKVVTRLQHLGVVDARRGRNGGLTLTQAGRASSVGWLVRELEGVRDVVGCEDDPPCPLRAACRLRSLLRKAQEAFYATLDPVTVDDLVASPTGPVLLSLTARSAAS